The sequence below is a genomic window from Flagellimonas marinaquae.
CCCAAATACGGAACAAGATTGCCTCCTGTAAAATGGTACTGAGCGGTCAATGTTGGAGGCAACAACCAAACATGCCCCAGATCAATATCTCCCGCGGCGGTCCCAATGGCTTCCACATCGTGTTTGGCCGTGGCCAAAATCAATTCCAAGGACCAATTATCATCAAAAAAATAACTTATGTCAAATTCTGGTACAACAGTGGTCGAAATATCCACATCTCCGCCTATGGCCTCTATATCCGCGCTCTCATCGGGAGTTACCACAATACCTCTTAATCTAAACTGCCATTTACTGCTATCATCCACAGGGGCGTCCTGTGCAATTACCAAATTGCCCAATCCCATTAAAGCGACCACAGCTGCTAGTATTCTTTTTTTCATCGTGTGTTAATTTTAATTGATGAAGCAAAACTAGTGTGACACTCCCTGCGGGAATATGATGTTTATCATTGAATAAAAAATCCATATACCCTATCAAAAAAGAAAAATATGTAACAGAACATCGGCTTTAGAGGGCTAAAACCATTTTTTTCGTTTAAAAATTATGATGGTGACCAATACAACGATCAGCATAACCCCCAACAAAATAAAGTACCCATTGGCAAGCCGAAGTTCTGGCATGTTATCAAAATTCATCCCATAAATGCCCGCCAAAAATGTGAGTGGAATAAAAACCACAGAGAAAATGGTCAAGGTTTTCATTACTTCGTTCAAACGGTGGCCCTGCATACTAAAAAAAAGATTTATCTGGCTCTCAAGTTCCATTATATCCGAATCGATGTCCATGATCAGCCCACTGATCTGCTCTCGAAGTTCACTAAAATATTTGGTCTGAAATCCTTTTACCTCTACCCTCTCCAGTTTAATAATTATGTCCCTAAGGCCGTGAGACGCTTTTTTAAAATCTTGAATAATAGCTTTTTTTTGTTCTACCTCAAACATAAATTCCGGTGTTGGTTCCTGTTTTACGATGGCTTCCAACGCATTTTCCATCAGTACGGTCTCTTCATACTTTTCCTTATAGTTCGCTATCAAGGTTTCCAGTATAAAAAACAAAAGATAATCTGCTCGTTTTTTACGGATAATGCCCTTATTTTCAAATATACGTTGCCTGATCCAATCAAAATGATCTCCCCATTTTTCCTGTAT
It includes:
- a CDS encoding OmpW/AlkL family protein translates to MKKRILAAVVALMGLGNLVIAQDAPVDDSSKWQFRLRGIVVTPDESADIEAIGGDVDISTTVVPEFDISYFFDDNWSLELILATAKHDVEAIGTAAGDIDLGHVWLLPPTLTAQYHFTGGNLVPYLGAGPNLTLFYGVDEGPIADDVDYDTAVGFALQGGFDFMLNDKWFLNFDVKKLFLNTTATVNATTALGATVEADVDINPWIFGVGVGIKL
- a CDS encoding CorA family divalent cation transporter; this translates as MKTDFEENSWVINYSPDNYYNRKFTITDDSVLSKGDKSITWINTYGLQYMDEFRQMVNGNNLDDFLLRLLLNQKMGNKVIELEDQLFIAARILKTEHDSMESEQMYFVVSKDFVWCIQEKWGDHFDWIRQRIFENKGIIRKKRADYLLFFILETLIANYKEKYEETVLMENALEAIVKQEPTPEFMFEVEQKKAIIQDFKKASHGLRDIIIKLERVEVKGFQTKYFSELREQISGLIMDIDSDIMELESQINLFFSMQGHRLNEVMKTLTIFSVVFIPLTFLAGIYGMNFDNMPELRLANGYFILLGVMLIVVLVTIIIFKRKKWF